Proteins found in one Candidatus Brocadia sp. genomic segment:
- the neuC gene encoding UDP-N-acetylglucosamine 2-epimerase (hydrolyzing), translating to MNKRKIAVFTGNRAEYGLLNPVIEELSSRTSLEIHLIISGSHLLEDFGRTVAEIDISSIRNVRKIPLSINHTDKGVELLLLFSSITQHGAHMLSKLKPDLIILAGDRYETFAIAVTAYYLNIPIIHLFGGDLSQGGHLDDSVRHCVTKLAHLHFTTNESSYNRILNLGEEKWRVFNVGSTVIDNILSSRYATADELSKEYNIDITKPIILFTQHPVTTEIEMAYNQVKASLEALRECGYQAVITYPSNDPGSDQIIKAISEYASIPHFRIVISLGWKRYLGFMKIASVVVGNSSSGLMETPFFKIPCVNVGTRQDGRLRAENVIDVPYQKNAIINAINTALNNNDFRRKALNCSNPYGNGGASKIIADVLESIPLNKALLQKKMTF from the coding sequence ATGAATAAAAGGAAAATAGCCGTTTTTACTGGTAACAGGGCTGAATACGGACTATTAAATCCTGTAATCGAAGAACTATCTTCGAGGACATCGCTTGAGATACATCTCATAATTTCTGGCAGCCATTTGTTAGAAGATTTCGGAAGAACAGTTGCAGAAATTGATATATCTTCTATAAGGAACGTTAGAAAAATTCCCCTGTCCATTAACCATACGGATAAAGGAGTCGAACTGCTCTTGTTATTTTCTTCCATCACGCAACATGGCGCACATATGCTCAGCAAATTAAAACCAGATTTGATTATTTTAGCTGGCGACCGTTATGAGACCTTTGCTATAGCTGTTACTGCCTATTATTTGAATATACCCATTATCCACCTTTTTGGTGGTGACCTTTCCCAGGGAGGGCATCTTGACGATTCGGTGCGACACTGCGTAACGAAGCTCGCGCACTTGCATTTTACTACAAATGAGAGTTCCTACAATAGAATACTCAATCTTGGCGAAGAAAAATGGAGGGTTTTCAATGTTGGTTCAACTGTTATAGACAATATTTTGAGCAGCAGATACGCAACTGCTGATGAACTTTCGAAAGAATACAATATTGACATAACAAAACCAATAATTCTTTTTACCCAGCATCCGGTAACTACTGAAATCGAAATGGCATACAATCAGGTAAAAGCAAGTCTTGAAGCATTGAGGGAATGTGGGTATCAGGCTGTCATTACCTATCCAAGCAATGATCCTGGCTCTGATCAGATCATAAAAGCAATTTCAGAATATGCTTCCATTCCTCATTTCAGAATCGTAATAAGTCTTGGGTGGAAACGTTATCTTGGATTTATGAAAATAGCCTCAGTTGTTGTGGGTAATTCAAGTAGTGGTCTCATGGAAACCCCTTTTTTTAAAATACCTTGTGTAAATGTTGGAACGAGGCAGGACGGTAGACTAAGGGCTGAAAATGTTATTGATGTCCCCTACCAGAAAAATGCCATCATAAATGCAATCAACACGGCTCTTAATAATAATGATTTTCGTAGAAAAGCACTCAATTGTTCAAACCCTTACGGAAACGGCGGTGCCTCAAAAATAATTGCAGATGTTTTAGAGTCTATCCCCTTAAATAAGGCATTATTGCAAAAAAAAATGACATTTTAA
- a CDS encoding Uma2 family endonuclease: MRGTTEIDAAPDEKKIYTYDDYAKLPEGEPYQLIGGKLVMTPAPSTYHQEISKRLGYLLYEHAELKQKLGKVLHAPVDVYFEDEETYQPDIIFISNDRVGIIKKEKIEGAPDLIIEILSPTTAYYDLIHKKDIYAKHGVKEYWIVDPMEKWVESYKNENGKFILIGKVQKDESIGSTILTGFKVALDTIFA; the protein is encoded by the coding sequence ATGAGAGGAACGACAGAAATAGACGCTGCCCCGGATGAAAAGAAAATCTATACATACGATGATTATGCAAAACTCCCCGAAGGAGAACCGTACCAGCTAATAGGGGGAAAACTCGTAATGACACCTGCGCCATCCACATATCATCAGGAAATATCAAAACGGCTTGGATATCTACTTTATGAACATGCAGAGCTTAAACAAAAATTGGGAAAAGTCCTCCATGCACCAGTCGATGTATATTTTGAAGATGAAGAAACATACCAACCGGATATAATCTTTATTTCAAACGATAGGGTTGGAATCATTAAAAAGGAAAAAATAGAAGGTGCCCCGGATCTTATTATAGAGATATTATCCCCTACTACTGCCTATTATGACCTGATACATAAAAAGGATATTTATGCAAAGCACGGGGTAAAGGAATACTGGATAGTCGATCCGATGGAAAAGTGGGTTGAATCTTATAAAAACGAGAACGGTAAATTTATCCTTATTGGCAAGGTACAAAAAGACGAAAGTATAGGCTCAACAATCCTAACCGGTTTTAAGGTGGCGTTAGATACAATATTCGCGTAA
- a CDS encoding class I SAM-dependent methyltransferase, with protein MNNNWRVWNKAKEYGNVFFARAIGNLPEMESSKSAARAISSIAKENYLIMDIGCGAGHYLVSLDNTLKIPFKYYGIDATPYYIEMAKKALFERNTNPLRLHTNFEVGDIFHLTVRNNFADITMCNNLLLHLPSIEKPIRELWRITRKFVVIRTLIGNISFRIKQIDSPEEYTEEGEPVYFQYFNIYFKAYIEGLIRKLSNVKEYTFIEDNSFNPDKIVNSKNCYQKVPHNLTTVVNGMQANNYIIQPWKFVIIEKKE; from the coding sequence ATGAATAATAATTGGAGAGTCTGGAACAAAGCAAAAGAATACGGAAATGTTTTCTTTGCACGCGCAATTGGGAATTTGCCTGAAATGGAAAGCAGTAAATCAGCTGCACGAGCAATCTCAAGCATTGCTAAAGAAAATTACCTCATTATGGATATCGGATGTGGCGCTGGGCACTATCTTGTGTCATTGGATAATACATTAAAAATCCCATTCAAGTATTATGGTATAGATGCCACTCCATATTATATTGAGATGGCTAAAAAAGCGTTGTTTGAACGAAATACCAACCCTTTAAGATTACATACAAATTTTGAAGTAGGCGATATCTTTCACTTAACGGTGAGAAATAATTTTGCAGATATAACAATGTGCAACAATTTACTTCTCCATTTACCTTCCATTGAAAAACCTATTAGGGAACTCTGGAGAATAACCAGAAAATTTGTCGTTATTAGAACGCTTATAGGTAATATCTCTTTTCGGATTAAACAGATCGATTCACCTGAAGAATATACCGAAGAGGGAGAACCTGTCTATTTTCAATATTTTAATATATATTTTAAAGCATATATCGAGGGTCTCATTAGAAAATTGAGTAATGTAAAAGAATACACTTTCATTGAAGACAACAGCTTTAATCCTGACAAAATCGTCAATTCCAAGAATTGTTATCAAAAAGTCCCGCACAACTTAACGACTGTTGTAAATGGAATGCAAGCGAATAACTATATTATTCAGCCCTGGAAGTTTGTAATTATTGAAAAGAAAGAGTAA
- a CDS encoding PIG-L family deacetylase: MKKILIVAPHPDDETLGCGGTILKYKAIGNQVYWLILTNILQQDKYGKKAINSRQQEIDAAARAYNFDEFFKLDFPATKLDTLPKRQIIERVTDVIGKIKPEVVYIPNRSDVHSDHRVTFDVMVSATKTFRYPFIKKILMYEVISETEFAPAVLDNAFIPNSFSDITNYMDKKLAIMKIYKNELRRFPFPRSKENIKALATFRGATAALKYAEAFTILKEIW; the protein is encoded by the coding sequence ATGAAAAAGATCTTAATAGTAGCCCCCCATCCTGATGACGAAACATTGGGTTGCGGAGGAACCATTTTAAAATATAAAGCCATTGGGAATCAGGTATATTGGCTCATATTAACAAATATTTTACAACAGGATAAATACGGAAAGAAGGCAATCAATTCCAGACAACAAGAGATTGATGCTGCCGCAAGAGCATATAACTTTGATGAATTCTTTAAATTAGATTTCCCCGCAACAAAACTTGATACGCTACCGAAACGACAAATAATCGAACGGGTAACTGATGTTATAGGTAAAATAAAACCAGAAGTTGTGTATATACCCAATAGAAGCGATGTACATTCAGATCATAGGGTTACTTTTGACGTTATGGTAAGTGCAACAAAAACATTTCGTTACCCATTTATTAAAAAAATTCTCATGTATGAAGTTATTTCAGAAACTGAATTTGCTCCGGCCGTGTTAGATAACGCATTCATTCCGAATAGTTTTTCTGACATAACAAATTACATGGATAAAAAACTTGCCATTATGAAGATATATAAAAATGAACTAAGAAGGTTTCCTTTCCCCAGGAGTAAAGAAAATATAAAGGCACTGGCAACTTTCAGGGGCGCAACTGCCGCGTTAAAATATGCAGAAGCCTTTACGATTCTTAAAGAAATATGGTAA
- a CDS encoding class I SAM-dependent methyltransferase: MNSGNNSSANVLEYTETQRNLAVRINAHKHFSNFSLEDWLNSHLNLMPRAALLDLGCGNGNLFPVFGKMLGESGLVVGIDKSDELLWEASKQNCITRTLLLKWDMNARMPFLEGSFDYVISSFAIYYIDDVTAILREIKRVLRRSGEVFLIGPADNNAKELYEFNKRIFGFGRCEKIDKRTKRLEKEFYPVLKTLFTDVAFNIIPSKLVFPGKKEFLEYYTATLLFEESVKKCVSKPNIETIDAHDISPIVVSKEMVILRGIKNE; encoded by the coding sequence ATGAATTCCGGCAATAACAGCAGTGCCAATGTACTTGAATATACTGAAACACAGCGAAATCTGGCTGTAAGGATCAATGCTCACAAACACTTTTCCAATTTTAGCCTGGAGGATTGGCTCAATTCACATCTGAACTTAATGCCCCGAGCAGCCCTTCTTGATTTAGGTTGCGGCAATGGTAATCTTTTCCCTGTATTTGGGAAAATGCTTGGAGAGAGTGGTTTGGTGGTCGGAATCGATAAGTCCGACGAACTCCTTTGGGAAGCAAGTAAGCAAAACTGTATTACTCGTACATTATTGTTGAAATGGGACATGAACGCCAGGATGCCCTTTCTTGAAGGGAGTTTTGACTACGTTATATCATCGTTTGCAATATACTACATTGATGATGTAACAGCAATACTTAGGGAAATTAAGAGGGTCTTACGTCGGTCAGGAGAAGTTTTCCTCATTGGACCAGCGGATAATAATGCAAAGGAACTGTACGAATTTAACAAGAGAATATTTGGTTTTGGAAGATGCGAAAAGATAGACAAAAGAACAAAACGGCTTGAGAAGGAATTTTACCCTGTATTGAAGACCCTATTTACAGATGTTGCGTTCAATATAATACCCAGCAAACTGGTTTTCCCGGGTAAAAAAGAATTCCTGGAGTATTATACAGCAACACTACTTTTTGAAGAATCTGTGAAAAAATGTGTTTCCAAACCAAACATAGAAACAATAGATGCCCATGATATATCCCCTATTGTGGTTTCCAAGGAGATGGTAATTCTGAGGGGTATTAAAAATGAATAA
- a CDS encoding CBS domain-containing protein — protein sequence MSNDGYLKDLLSPADQIIVGENSTFKDAIALINNTHSGIALVVDKEKRLVGIVTDGDIRRAILNGIMLEEPVRKIMVRKPVTVSMDCTKGEISRSFADKKISHLPVVDKENRILGIFYETSFRKEGLLNIPVVIMAGGFGKRLRPLTDKIPKPMLKIGEKPILQILIEKFRDIGVNNFFITVNYLADIIENYFADGRALKVNITCIREDKPLGTAGSLRLLPRDINSEFFLTNADIVTNLDFKDMHNFHIKRKADITVSVKRHDLQVPYGAVTIANERLIGLFEKPVLNIYVNAGIYILNPELIDAIPKDTYFDMTDLIEKSLKTKKKVFSYTIDGTWVDIGYPQDYEQAIKTYDYLVKEEQRGQSLAGHEIGIF from the coding sequence ATGTCTAATGATGGATATTTAAAAGACTTACTATCACCAGCTGATCAGATTATTGTAGGTGAAAACAGTACTTTTAAAGATGCGATAGCTTTAATTAACAATACACACAGCGGAATTGCCCTGGTAGTTGATAAGGAGAAAAGACTGGTAGGGATCGTAACGGATGGAGATATCAGACGGGCCATTCTGAACGGGATCATGTTGGAAGAACCCGTTAGAAAGATAATGGTCAGAAAACCGGTCACCGTTTCAATGGATTGTACAAAGGGCGAAATAAGCAGGAGTTTTGCAGATAAAAAGATTAGTCATTTACCAGTTGTGGATAAAGAAAACCGTATTTTAGGTATTTTCTATGAAACAAGTTTCAGAAAAGAAGGATTATTAAATATACCTGTTGTTATCATGGCAGGAGGCTTTGGCAAAAGATTGAGGCCTCTTACGGATAAAATTCCGAAACCCATGTTAAAAATCGGCGAGAAACCAATCCTTCAAATACTAATCGAAAAATTCAGGGATATTGGCGTAAACAATTTTTTTATAACGGTAAATTACCTTGCTGACATTATTGAGAATTACTTTGCTGATGGCAGGGCACTGAAGGTAAATATTACTTGCATCAGAGAAGATAAACCATTAGGAACGGCTGGATCACTCCGATTATTGCCACGGGATATTAACTCGGAATTTTTTCTTACAAACGCAGATATTGTGACAAATTTAGATTTTAAGGACATGCATAATTTCCACATAAAAAGAAAAGCAGACATCACCGTGTCGGTTAAGCGGCACGATCTCCAGGTACCTTATGGTGCAGTAACGATTGCAAACGAAAGGCTGATAGGTCTATTTGAAAAACCCGTGCTTAACATATATGTCAATGCGGGTATTTATATTTTAAATCCTGAACTTATCGATGCTATTCCCAAAGATACGTATTTTGATATGACAGATTTAATTGAGAAATCACTCAAGACAAAGAAAAAGGTCTTTAGCTATACAATAGATGGGACATGGGTTGATATTGGCTATCCGCAAGATTACGAACAAGCGATAAAAACGTATGATTATCTTGTTAAAGAGGAACAGAGAGGTCAATCACTGGCAGGCCATGAAATTGGAATATTCTAA
- a CDS encoding NAD-dependent epimerase/dehydratase family protein has product MILRHKKILVTGSEGFIGSHLVERLLKEHCKIRAFVLYNSFNSWGWLNTFPKELLKDVEIFTGDIRDPNSVRNAIKGIKIVFHLAALIGIPYSYYSPDSYIDTNIKGTLNILQACRDFVVERVFITSTSEVYGTAQYVPIDEKHPLQPQSPYSATKISADTLAESFYRSFDLPVTIVRPFNTYGPRQSARAVIPTIIIQLLSGKKVIKLGALHPTRDMVYVNDTVDGFIAIAKSDNSVGEEINIATQTEISVGELANKIIDKINPEVRVTTDERRIRPEKSEVERLLGSNEKIRGLTNWKPKYTIDSGLAETVEWFKKKDNLKMYKSEIYNV; this is encoded by the coding sequence ATGATATTAAGGCATAAAAAAATTCTCGTTACCGGCTCTGAAGGTTTTATCGGTAGTCACCTTGTAGAGCGGCTATTGAAGGAACATTGCAAAATCAGGGCCTTTGTTCTTTACAATTCCTTTAATTCCTGGGGTTGGCTGAATACTTTCCCAAAAGAACTCCTTAAAGATGTTGAAATATTTACCGGTGATATTAGAGACCCAAATAGCGTTAGAAACGCGATAAAAGGGATAAAAATAGTCTTTCATCTGGCGGCTTTAATTGGCATTCCATATTCCTATTATTCACCAGATTCCTATATAGATACCAATATCAAAGGTACTTTAAACATCTTACAGGCATGTCGGGATTTTGTTGTAGAAAGGGTTTTTATTACTTCCACGTCTGAGGTATATGGTACGGCACAGTATGTTCCCATTGATGAAAAGCACCCACTTCAACCACAATCTCCATATTCTGCCACAAAGATTAGCGCTGACACCCTGGCAGAGAGTTTTTATAGGTCTTTTGACCTGCCAGTAACAATAGTAAGGCCCTTTAATACGTATGGTCCTCGGCAGTCAGCAAGGGCGGTAATCCCTACAATTATTATCCAACTTCTATCAGGGAAAAAAGTGATAAAGCTCGGAGCATTACATCCAACTCGGGATATGGTGTATGTAAATGACACGGTTGATGGCTTTATTGCAATAGCGAAATCGGATAATTCAGTTGGAGAAGAAATAAATATTGCAACACAAACTGAAATTTCTGTTGGAGAACTTGCAAACAAAATTATTGATAAGATAAATCCAGAAGTAAGGGTGACGACGGATGAACGGAGGATAAGGCCAGAAAAGAGTGAGGTCGAAAGACTATTAGGAAGTAACGAAAAAATAAGAGGATTAACGAACTGGAAACCAAAATACACCATCGATTCAGGGTTGGCGGAGACAGTTGAGTGGTTCAAAAAGAAGGACAATCTAAAGATGTACAAGTCGGAAATTTATAATGTGTAA
- the neuB gene encoding N-acetylneuraminate synthase, translating into MNTVFIIAEAGVNHNGDLGTALKLVDVAASADADAVKFQTFKAEKLASGFALKAKYQRKSTNSDGSQRDMLKSLELDYHAHKELIAYCNEKGILFLSTPFDLDSVSLLHKLGLHIFKIPSGEITNLPYLRKIGNLKKNVIMSTGMADLGEIEDALDTLIEAGTPRNNIKILHCNTEYPTPYEDVNLHAMLTIRDAFKVDVGYSDHTPGIDIPIAAVALGASVIEKHFTLDKNMEGPDHKASLEPRELANMVKAIRNVEKALGSGIKKVSPSEANNKTIGRKSIVASKDIKKGEIFTRHNITAKRPGNGLSPMEWYRVIGRMATRNFSQDEIITI; encoded by the coding sequence ATGAATACGGTTTTTATTATTGCAGAGGCTGGGGTTAATCACAATGGTGATCTGGGTACAGCCCTTAAACTAGTCGATGTTGCTGCAAGCGCTGATGCCGATGCGGTAAAATTTCAGACATTCAAAGCTGAAAAACTGGCCAGCGGATTTGCCTTGAAGGCAAAATATCAAAGGAAATCAACCAATTCAGATGGTTCACAACGTGATATGCTGAAGTCATTGGAACTGGACTATCATGCACACAAAGAACTTATAGCATACTGTAATGAAAAGGGTATTTTGTTTCTATCGACTCCCTTTGATCTCGACAGTGTCTCACTGCTTCATAAACTCGGACTTCATATTTTTAAAATACCGTCTGGTGAAATAACTAATCTGCCCTATCTGAGAAAAATTGGAAACCTCAAGAAAAACGTAATTATGTCAACGGGCATGGCCGACCTGGGTGAAATAGAAGACGCACTTGATACACTTATCGAAGCAGGAACACCAAGAAACAATATCAAGATTTTGCATTGTAATACAGAATATCCTACTCCTTATGAGGATGTTAACTTACATGCAATGCTTACCATAAGAGACGCCTTCAAGGTGGATGTTGGATATTCCGATCATACGCCTGGTATAGATATTCCTATTGCTGCAGTTGCTCTTGGAGCATCGGTAATTGAAAAACACTTTACTCTAGACAAAAATATGGAAGGTCCTGATCACAAGGCATCTCTGGAACCTCGTGAATTAGCAAATATGGTAAAGGCAATCAGAAATGTTGAAAAGGCGCTTGGTAGCGGCATTAAAAAGGTTTCTCCTTCAGAAGCAAATAATAAGACTATCGGAAGAAAAAGTATTGTAGCATCGAAGGATATTAAAAAAGGAGAAATTTTCACAAGGCACAATATAACTGCTAAAAGGCCCGGTAATGGTTTAAGCCCAATGGAGTGGTATCGCGTTATAGGAAGGATGGCTACCAGAAATTTTTCTCAAGACGAGATTATCACAATATGA
- a CDS encoding acylneuraminate cytidylyltransferase family protein translates to MIAIIPARGSSVELPGKNIRPLCGKPLIAYTIEAALQSKIFHRVIVSTDYRKIADISASYGAEVPFMRPEELATHEAKSMDVVIHAIQWLEQNENYIPDIVTLLQPTSPFRDSQTIVEAYALFKEHNASRLVSLKESDDHYYWMYSLCDRYLRPVSSVFHTGHRRQDLSNIYSLNGAIYMGKRDILMREKSYLGPDTVGFVMSRQKSIDINDILDFSLAEVILEKGLLHV, encoded by the coding sequence GTGATAGCCATTATTCCTGCAAGGGGTAGTTCTGTTGAGTTACCCGGGAAAAATATTCGTCCACTGTGTGGAAAGCCACTCATTGCATATACGATAGAAGCAGCCCTGCAGAGTAAAATATTTCATAGGGTAATTGTCAGCACCGATTACAGGAAAATTGCTGACATTTCGGCTTCTTACGGTGCAGAAGTCCCTTTTATGCGGCCTGAAGAGTTAGCCACCCATGAGGCAAAAAGTATGGATGTAGTAATTCATGCAATCCAGTGGCTGGAGCAAAACGAAAATTATATTCCTGATATAGTAACGCTTCTCCAGCCGACTTCACCGTTCAGGGATTCACAGACAATTGTTGAAGCTTATGCATTGTTTAAAGAACACAATGCCAGCCGTCTCGTCAGTCTCAAAGAATCGGATGATCATTATTACTGGATGTATTCTCTGTGTGATAGGTATTTGAGGCCTGTTTCAAGTGTGTTTCATACCGGGCACAGGAGACAGGACTTATCAAATATTTATTCTCTTAACGGGGCGATCTACATGGGGAAAAGGGACATCCTGATGAGAGAAAAAAGCTACCTGGGACCTGATACCGTAGGATTTGTAATGTCCCGCCAGAAAAGCATCGATATCAACGATATCCTGGATTTCTCCCTTGCTGAAGTTATTTTAGAAAAGGGGCTATTACATGTCTAA
- a CDS encoding radical SAM protein codes for MVTDTMKLNVYKIRPNQTYHEITVREDWKKLKNRRYYEYRGLWSELPEKQIVSNFPLHLDIEITTLCNLLCPMCPRTLMVAQNNFLNPGIMMPEDFQYIIDQGATHGLYSIKLNYLGEPLVHPNIVEFVKYAKDKGIEDVMFNTNGSLLTEEISEKLLEAGLDKLFLSFDSPYKKQYEQIRFGAKYEDVLRNIKNFYKLKMKRFPHVQVRISMVMMSDDPELRKDFVKLFQDTADAIGFDEYRNPDNRSIKSIVHGFVCAQLYQRMFLRLNGNVGVCCADNWGKYIVGCWKTKSLHDIWHNERYTTIRKAHVEGLYHTIPMCGVCTIPSAQDNAMRRNLSQRRLTSDSHYSCKG; via the coding sequence ATGGTAACGGACACCATGAAATTAAATGTTTACAAAATAAGACCAAACCAGACGTACCATGAAATTACTGTACGAGAGGACTGGAAAAAGCTAAAAAATCGCAGGTATTATGAATATCGTGGACTTTGGTCGGAATTACCAGAGAAACAGATAGTGTCCAATTTCCCCTTACACCTGGATATTGAAATTACAACTTTGTGTAATCTCCTTTGCCCGATGTGTCCCAGGACGCTGATGGTTGCCCAAAATAATTTTTTAAATCCGGGAATAATGATGCCTGAGGATTTCCAGTACATCATTGATCAAGGCGCAACTCATGGTCTGTACAGTATTAAATTGAATTACCTTGGTGAACCTCTGGTTCATCCCAACATTGTTGAATTTGTGAAGTATGCAAAGGATAAAGGTATTGAAGATGTTATGTTCAATACAAATGGATCACTTCTGACCGAAGAGATAAGCGAAAAGCTGTTAGAGGCTGGTCTGGATAAGCTTTTTTTGTCGTTTGATTCTCCATACAAAAAGCAATATGAACAGATACGATTTGGTGCAAAGTATGAGGACGTCCTGAGAAATATTAAAAATTTCTATAAGCTTAAAATGAAAAGATTCCCACATGTTCAGGTAAGGATATCTATGGTTATGATGTCTGATGATCCTGAATTAAGAAAGGATTTTGTCAAGCTATTTCAGGATACAGCCGATGCGATTGGCTTTGATGAGTATCGTAATCCTGATAACAGGAGTATAAAATCCATAGTTCATGGCTTTGTCTGTGCTCAGCTTTATCAGAGGATGTTTTTAAGATTGAATGGGAACGTAGGCGTCTGCTGTGCAGATAATTGGGGAAAATATATTGTCGGGTGCTGGAAAACAAAATCCTTGCACGACATCTGGCATAATGAGCGATATACTACAATTCGAAAGGCTCACGTGGAGGGGCTCTATCACACGATACCAATGTGCGGTGTCTGTACAATACCATCAGCCCAGGACAATGCCATGAGGCGGAATTTATCGCAAAGGAGGCTGACGAGTGATAGCCATTATTCCTGCAAGGGGTAG